DNA from Leptospira harrisiae:
AACTATCAGAAATCCCAAACATAGTTTCTGAGTGACCTAAAATCAAATAACCTTTCGGTTTCAAACTGGCCTCAAAGTTTTGAAACAATGTTTTTTGAGTTGGTTTGTCAAAATAAATGACTACGTTTCTACAAAAGATTAAATCCAGTTTTTCAGTGATAGGAAATGGAAAATGCAAAAGATTGATTTGTTTAAAGTCGATCAAAGCTTTTAAATGTGGTTTTGCTTCATAATAAACATGATCTTTTTCAATCGTTTTGTTAAAATGTTTTGCTTTGACTGCATCTGAAACCGGCTCTAAACGATCATCTCTATACAAACCTTTTTTGGCTGTAGCAATAACTTGAGTATCAATATCTGATGCGTAAATTTTGCAATTCCAACCAGGTTTTGTATGAAAGTAGTCATAAACAGTGATAGCAATGGAATATGGTTCCTCACCTGTAGAAGATGCAGAGCACCAAATACGAAGAGATTTTGATCCCCCAGTGGCGACCGCTTGTTCCAAAGCAGGAAAGTATTGGTTTTTTAAAAATTCAAAATGATGGTTTTCGCGGAAAAAATCAGTTTTGTTAGTTGTAATGCGATTGATGAGTTCCTGCATTTCCTCCATCGCAAACTTTGGATCAAGTTTTAATTTGGCAACGTAGTTCTCAAAACTTGTGATTCCTAGGGTTCGGAGTCTTGCGTTGAGTCTGGACTGGACCATGATTTTTTTATGTGGTGCTAAAAAAATCCCAGCCTGTTTGTACACTAAATTTTTAATGAATTCAAATTCTGTATCACCGATTGTGTTTAAAGATGTTCGAAAGTCCAATTTGCCCTCGTAAGTGATTCGACACGTTTTTCTCGTTCTGACAAGTTGTTTTTTAGAAGGGAAATTAGATAATGAAAATTGGCATCGTAAAACACCTGAATGCCCGCCCCCTAACCCTCTATTTCGAGAGAACTTCCGGATATCTACCAGTTTATGAAAACCCCAGTGTCCTCATTGAACTCTTAAAACAAGGGGAATTAGACTGTGCTCTTGTCTCTTCGATCGAATGCGAAAGAAACCACGAAACTCTAGATTACACAAAAGTGGTGGGTGTCTGTGCAAGGGATGTAGTTCGTTCCGTTTTATTCTTTCGACACGAAAAAGACGCCGGAATGCCCAAGGTTGTTTATACGGATAAGGGTTCTCGGTCGAGTGTCGCTCTGTTACAATGTTTACTTTTTCGTGAATTCGGTAAACTAGTAGAAGTGATTCCCACACCTGCTGCTGAAATTTCTCAAATGATGTTAGACGGGAAAGGGTCTCATCTATTATTTGGTGACCATGCTTTGTTACAGACACCAGTGCCCGGTTACCAAGTTGTGGACCTCGCAGAATGGTGGAATCAATCTACTGGACTATATTTTTGTTTTGCCTTTTGGGCCTTTCCTAAGGGAAAAGTTTGGGATGACCGACTTTTTTTAACGGCATTGGAATATGGCCTTAAAGAATTAGATTCCATCATTAAAGAAGAGAAACGATTGCCAATTGCGGTGACCGATCGTTATCTCAAACAAGAGTTACACTATATACCTGAACAAAAAAATTTGGATGGTTTTGATTTATTTATCAAAACTGCAAAAGAACTAAAGTTAGTCTAAAAAAATCGAATTTTATATTCCCAAGTTTTTGATTCAGGATTTTCCAAAGTTTCTTGTAAAGGGATTTGATAAGTTAAATTTCCTAGACCAATAAAACCTCTGTTCGAACTACATTCAGAATCTTTTGGAAATAAAACTTTGAATTGAATTTTTCCTTCTTTCAAGAGTCTGGAAGTTTCGGAAATAATCTTTTTTTCGCCGGCACTCGTCTCAAGAATTGCGTTGTCTGTTAGGTTAGGAAAGTCTCGTTTCACAGTAATTGATTTTGGTTTTGATTTAATGGAAAATGTTCCAATTAAAACACCTTCTAAATGTAAAGGGTCTTCAAAATCAAGTTTGTAGGAAACCTTTCCCTTCCGTTTGAAATACATATCACTTGTTTCTGATTTTTCTAGTTCTCGGAAGGTAAAATCTCTCACCTGAAGGTTGTTATTCGATTTTTTTTTGACAGAATTGATGATTTCTTCTTTGGAGGTTGGTAAAAATTTAATCAGGGAATCGTTGGAATCCCTTTTTAGAGGAACGGTATAAGCGATTTCTACTGTACCAGAACTGAGTTTTCGAAAGAGAATGGTCTCTTCATATTCGAAACAACCGACAAAGAATAAAATGAGGAGAAGAGGAAAACGAAACACACCCTAGGCTTCCCATTTAGAAAGCCTAGGGTCAAGGACTATTTAGAAACGGGGTAAGCCTCGTTTCCGTGTTCTAAAATATCCAATCCCAATAACTCCTCTTCTTCTGAAACCCGGAGTCCAATGGTTTTTTTGATTATATAAAACATGAGAAAACTTGTTGGGAAGGCCCAGAGAAAGGCTG
Protein-coding regions in this window:
- a CDS encoding LIC11874 family lipoprotein, translating into MFRFPLLLILFFVGCFEYEETILFRKLSSGTVEIAYTVPLKRDSNDSLIKFLPTSKEEIINSVKKKSNNNLQVRDFTFRELEKSETSDMYFKRKGKVSYKLDFEDPLHLEGVLIGTFSIKSKPKSITVKRDFPNLTDNAILETSAGEKKIISETSRLLKEGKIQFKVLFPKDSECSSNRGFIGLGNLTYQIPLQETLENPESKTWEYKIRFF
- a CDS encoding menaquinone biosynthetic enzyme MqnA/MqnD family protein; its protein translation is MKIGIVKHLNARPLTLYFERTSGYLPVYENPSVLIELLKQGELDCALVSSIECERNHETLDYTKVVGVCARDVVRSVLFFRHEKDAGMPKVVYTDKGSRSSVALLQCLLFREFGKLVEVIPTPAAEISQMMLDGKGSHLLFGDHALLQTPVPGYQVVDLAEWWNQSTGLYFCFAFWAFPKGKVWDDRLFLTALEYGLKELDSIIKEEKRLPIAVTDRYLKQELHYIPEQKNLDGFDLFIKTAKELKLV
- a CDS encoding CheR family methyltransferase, whose protein sequence is MDFRTSLNTIGDTEFEFIKNLVYKQAGIFLAPHKKIMVQSRLNARLRTLGITSFENYVAKLKLDPKFAMEEMQELINRITTNKTDFFRENHHFEFLKNQYFPALEQAVATGGSKSLRIWCSASSTGEEPYSIAITVYDYFHTKPGWNCKIYASDIDTQVIATAKKGLYRDDRLEPVSDAVKAKHFNKTIEKDHVYYEAKPHLKALIDFKQINLLHFPFPITEKLDLIFCRNVVIYFDKPTQKTLFQNFEASLKPKGYLILGHSETMFGISDSFKFLGHTIYQKKD